DNA from Aggregatimonas sangjinii:
GGCGGAAATTACGATTTTATGGCGACAATCAATTATCGGCGAAATGTATTTCCTCTTGGAGTTCACGAATCCGTTTTTCGACTGTTTCGGTGAAAAAGGGATGCTTCTTTTTGAACTTCTTTTCAAACTCCTCATAGTACGCCAACCTTACTTTAGGGTCTTGGTATAATTGATCGGCAACCGTACAGACCTGAAAGTAAGCCATTTCATTGGTCATATCCTCCTCATAAGCCATTTTATAATACTCCAGGGCCGTTTTTAGATCATTTCTTTGACGCGCAACATAGGCCAGCGAGCTGTATTCACCACTCAAATCCGTATCTTGTGCGGCTATTGCCAATTTAAAATTCATTTCGGCACTATCGAGCTGTTTGGCTTTTATGTAGACTTCCCCAAGACCATTGTAAGCCTCTGAAACGGAATCATCCATTTCCAAAAGTGCTTTATAGCGTTTTATCGCTTTTTCAAACTCCCATTCTTTGTAATAACTATGCGCTAGTTTAAGGTATACATGCTCTTTTTCTTCGCCCATTATCAATAAGCGTTCAAATGCGGGAATCGCTTGCCTGTAATCGTTGTTATTATAATGTCCAAGCGCCTTCAAATTAATCAACGCCACATCGTTGGGGTAAAATGCAAGTCCCTTTTCGATATATTCCAAGGCTTGGAGGTTTTCTTGCTTCACCATAAAGTATTTGCCCAATTGAAACAGACTCCGTAAGTGGGTACTATCGATGTTTATTGCCTTTTTATAGGCGACGAGACTACTCGAAAACTGCTCCAATTCCCGAAAGGCTTCTCCTTGATAATAGAAATACTCCGGGTTCG
Protein-coding regions in this window:
- a CDS encoding tetratricopeptide repeat protein, which encodes MRTITLCILIFTCKGIAQSTAVADSLYATGNYTQAINTYATVGNTASNLQIARAYNAIGNYDKAIAQYEAVVNKDSDLRISRLELGKLYLKTKRYNDARKLFTKLVSDDNTNPEYFYYQGEAFRELEQFSSSLVAYKKAINIDSTHLRSLFQLGKYFMVKQENLQALEYIEKGLAFYPNDVALINLKALGHYNNNDYRQAIPAFERLLIMGEEKEHVYLKLAHSYYKEWEFEKAIKRYKALLEMDDSVSEAYNGLGEVYIKAKQLDSAEMNFKLAIAAQDTDLSGEYSSLAYVARQRNDLKTALEYYKMAYEEDMTNEMAYFQVCTVADQLYQDPKVRLAYYEEFEKKFKKKHPFFTETVEKRIRELQEEIHFADN